The sequence below is a genomic window from Cedecea neteri.
CGGGAAGCGGTAGGCAGCGGTAGCCAACTGCTGGTCGCTAATCTGTTCAGCGGCCACTTCTTTCAGCGTATCAATCCAGCTGTAGCCTACGCCGTCAGAGAACTGCTCTTTCTGGCGCCACGCCACGCTTGCCGGCAGGTAGGATTCGAAGCACTCACGCAGGACATGCTTCTCCATTTTACCGTTGCCGCACATTTTATCCTGCGGGTTGATGCGCATTGCCACGTCGAGGAATTTTTTATCCAGGAACGGGACGCGAGCTTCAACTCCCCACGCGGACATCGCCTTGTTGGCGCGGGCGCAGTCAAACATGTGCAGGGCCTGCAGTTTACGCACGGTTTCTTCGTGCAGTTCTTTGGCATTTGGCGCTTTGTGGAAGTATAGATAACCGCCGAATACCTCATCAGAGCCTTCCCCGGACAACACCATTTTGATGCCCATCGCTTTGATTTTACGCGACATCAGGTACATAGGTGTTGAAGCGCGGATCGTTGTCACATCGTAAGTTTCGATGTGATAGATAACATCGCGGATCGCATCGAGGCCTTCCTGCACGGTGAAGTGGATCTCGTGGTGAACCGTGCCCAGGTGGTTAGCAACTTCCTGCGCAGCTTTCAGGTCAGGAGAACCTTCCAGACCGACAGCGAAGGAGTGCAGCTGTGGCCACCACGCTTCGCTGCGTTCTTCATCTTCTACACGACGCGCGGCAAATTTCTTGGTGATCGCTGAAATCACGGAAGAGTCCAGCCCGCCCGACAGCAGAACGCCATAAGGCACGTCGGACATCAGGTGGCTCTTCACGGAATCTTCCAGCGCCTGACGCAGCGCATTTTTGTCCGTGACGTTGTCTTTTACTTCTTCGTAGCTGAACCAGTCGCGCTGATAGTAGCTGCGGATTTCGCCGTCTTTACTCCACAGGTAGCTGCCCGCCGGGAACTCTTTGATGGTGCGGCAAACCGGTACAAGAGCTTTCATTTCTGAAGCGACATACAGGTTGCCGTGTTCATCGTGGCCCATATACAGAGGGATAATACCGATGTGATCGCGGCCAATCAGGTAAGCGTCTTTCTCGCTATCGTAAAGTGCGAAGGCAAACATTCCCTGCAGGTCATCAAGGAAGTCAGGGCCTTTTTCCTGATAGAGCGCCAGGATAACTTCACAGTCTGAACCGGTCTGGAAGGTATAGCGGTCGCCGTATTCGGCGCGCAGAGCCTGGTGGTTGTAGATTTCGCCGTTAACCGCCAGGGCGTGAGTTTTTTCGGTGTTGTACAGCGGCTGAGCACCCGCGTTGACGTCAACGATGGACAGACGTTCGTGCACAAGAATGGCTTTATCGCTGGCGTAAACACCTGACCAGTCCGGGCCACGGTGGCGCATCAGGCGCGATAATTCCAGCGCTTTTTTGCGCAATTCAACTGCATCAGTTTTGATATCCAGAACGCCAAAGATAGAACACATATAACTTCTCCGTACACTTGCCTGAGCGATTTGAGTTGTGGTGCTGCGGTGCCGATTTTTGCTTTTACTGCGGCTTTGCTGCGTTGCTTAGTAATGAAAATGCTCAATCGCTGAAGGGAATGCAAGGCTTTTAGCTTTCAGCTAATAAATAGTGCAGTGAGGATTGCTGATTTATGAAAAATGCTGATGTTTGGGGCGTTAAAATTAACGGATCGTCAATTTTTAACAATTTGCACTGAAGTTTGACTCGCCTGGTCGGCGATTTTTTATCGATATAAAAATGCCGGCTGGATGCCGGCATTCTGAATCAGAAGATATCGATTTCAGCCACAGAAGGATAAATCCAGCTTGGCCGGAATGGCATATCGTCAACGTTGTTCAGGCTGGAGACGCCGGACAGCACAAGGATGGTTTCAAGGCCGGCCTGGAAGCCCGCGAGAATATCCGTCCGCAGGTTATCGCCGACGATAACGGTTTGCTCTGAATGCGCCTGCATTTTATTAAGCGCCGCGCGGATAATCCACGGGCTTGGTTTGCCGACATAGAACGGCTCACGCCCGGAGATTTTCTCGATGCCAGCGCAAAGCGCGCCGCAGGCCGGGCTAAAGCCGTGGCCGTGGCTGTCAGGGTTGGTGGCAATAAAACGCGCCCCGTTCGCCACGAAGTAAGCGGCTTTATGCATCATCTCCCAGTTAAAGGAGCGGGTTTCACCGACGATGACAAAGTCAGGATTGATGTCGGTAATGGTAAATCCAGCTTTGTAGAGCTCGTGAATCAGCGCCCCTTCACCGACGACGTAGGCTTTCTTACCTTCCTGACGACGGAGGAAATCAGCCGTGGCCATGGCCGAGGTGTAAAACACGCTCTCCGGCACGTCGATGCCCGCGGAGGCAAAGCGGTTGGCAAGATCCTGGCTGGTCTGGGAAGGGTAGTTGGTCAGCAGCACCAGCGGCATTTCTTTTTCAAGAATACGTGCCAGAAATTCATTAGCGCCCGGCACGGCGACGTTGTCGTGCATCAGCACGCCGTCGATATCACAAATTACGTTCTGGATGGTGGTCATTAACAACTCTGGCTCACGGAATGAAGTCGGTAACTATAGCGTAAAATGCTGCCTGGGCAGCATTAACTTTCCAGCAAATGCTGAAGCAAGACGCCGTTTAGCATTGAGCGCTTAACCAACGCAAAGGCCCCGATTGCCGAACGGTCGTCCAGCTTTGAGCAGACAATAGGCAAGTTTTTACGGAAGGCATTCAATACCTGGGTGTTGATGCAGCCTTCGATAGCAGGCAGCAGCACTTTTTCGGCTTCGATTATCTCACCGGCAAGCACGACTTTTTGCGGGTTAAACAGGTTAATGGCGATGGAAATTGCTTTCCCCAGATGGCGGCCAACGTGCTCCAGCACTTCACAGGCCAGCGCATCACCTTTATTCGCCGCTTTGCAGATGGCCTGAATACTACAATCTTCCAGCGTCAGACGGCTGTTGTAGCCTTGCTCCAGCAAATGGCGGACGCGTTTTTCAATGGCGGCGTTCGCGGCAATGGTTTCCAGGCAGCCAAAGTTACCGCAGTGGCAGCGCTCGCCCAGCGGATCTACCTGGATGTGGCCGATCTCACCCACGTTGCCATTGCGGCCGATAAAAATCCGCCCGTTTGACAGGATGCCTGCGCCGGTGCCACGGTGAACGCGCACCAAAATAGAGTCTTCACAATCATGGGTTGCACCGAAGTAGTGCTCGGCCAGCGCCAGGCTGCGAATATCATGGCCGACAAAACAGGTCACTTTGAAACGTTTTTCCAGGCTGTCGACCAGCGCCCAGTTGTTGACGGCGATGTGCGGCATATAGCGGATCACGCCGCTTTCGGGGTCAACCAGCCCCGGCAGGATGACGGAAATAGCAATAAGTTCGCGGGTTTTACGCTGCCAGGTTTCGATGAAGTGGCTGATGGCATTAAGCAGCGCATGCTCGAGCGTTTCCTGCGTGCGTTCCGGCAGCGGATAGTGTTCTTCGGCGATGGATTTCGCGCTCAGATCGAACAGGGTGATAGTGGCGTCGTGGCGCCCGAGGCGCACGCCAATAGCGTGAAAGTTACGTGTTTCGGTAGTGATAGAGATAGCGCGGCGGCCGCCAGTGGAGGCCTGCTGATCGACTTCTTTAATCAGGCCGCGCTCAATAAGCTGGCGAGTAATTTTTGTGACGCTGGCGGGCGCAAGCTGGCTTTGTTCGGCAATCTGGATGCGCGAGATGGGACCGTGCTGATCAATCAGGCGGTAGACCGCCGCGCTATTCAGCTGTTTTACCAGGTCAACGTTACCAATTTGGGCTTGTCCGCCAGTCGTCATGCTATTTACTCAGTTACGACCTCGTTACCATTAACGATGGTCTTGATAATTTTATAGTCGCGGGTAAACACGGTCAGGTTAGCCACTTTACCGGCTTCGATTGCGCCCAGATGCTTATCCACGCCCATGGCGCGAGCAGGGTAGAGGGTTGCCATACGCAGGACTTCATCCAGCGCGATGGCCGCGTGTTCCACCAAATTGCGAACGCCTTGAATCATGGTCAGTGCAGAGCCGCTCAGCGTGCCGTTCTCATCAACGCACAGGCCGTCACGGTAGTATATTGTTTTGCCAGCAAAAATGAACTGATCGATGTTGGCACCTGCCGGCGCGGTTGCGTCGGTAACCAGACACAGTTTATCGCCCTTCACGCGTTTTGCGGTGCGAATGTTCGCATAATCCACATGTAAACCATCAGCAATGATGCCACAGTAAACGTCAGCTTCATCAAAAATTGCGCCCGCCAGGCCCGGTTCACGGCCTGTTATATAAGGCATCGCGTTGAAAAGGTGGGTTGCGAAGGTGATCCCAGCGCGGAAGCCAATTTTGGCTTCTTTAATCGTTGCATTGGAATGACCCGCAGAAACGATGATGCCTGCCGCAACCAGTTTCTGAATGACTTCTGGCTCAACCATTTCAGGTGCCAGGGTGATTTTGGTGATCACATCGGCATTCTGGCACAGGAAATCAACCAGCTTCGCATCCGGCTTGCGGACGAAGCCTGGGTTGTGTGTCCCTTTTTTCACGATGTTGAGCCACGGCCCTTCAAGGTGTAAGCCCAGCGCCTGGTGGCTGTATTTCGCCAGATAGTCGCGCATGACTTTCACGCCCTGCATCATCAGCTTGTCGCTGGTGGTGATAAGCGTTGGCAGGTAGCTGGTGCAGCCTGAGCGCTCATTCGCTTTCTGCATGATTTCCAGCGTTTCAACAGAAACGGCTTCTGCAGTGTCGTTAAACTGCACGCCGCCGCAGCCGTTCAGCTGTACGTCAATAAAACCGGGGGCAATGACGGCACCGCCCACATCGCGCGTTTCAATACCTGCTGGCAGTGCATCAACAGGGCAAACGCGCTCAATCAGGCCATCGGCAATAACTACCGCGTGGTCATCCAGAATTTCGTGGCCGGTATAAATCCGACCGTGGATTAATGCATACATATCCTACCCCCGGTAATAACGTCGTGCTTTAAGACTGTAAGATCGCTAATAAAGAGGAAAAGCCGAAACACCTTCCTCTTTATGACTGACTGTAGAAAACCAATGCATTGATTTTCCAGGACAACTGACGCCTTTACGACGCGTCAGTTGTCAACCGGGCCTTAAAGGCCTTTAATGTTTTCTGCTTCCAGCTCGTTGAAATACTTCAACGTTTTCACTTTCAGCTCCATGGTGGACGGCTCGTCACACACGATCACTGCCTTCGGATGCAGCTGCAGGCAGGTGATAGTCCACATATGGTTAACGTTGCCTTCAACGGCCGCCTGCAGTGCCAGCGCTTTGACGCCGCCCAGCACCAGGATCATCACTTCTTCTGCATCCAGCAGAGTGCCCACGCCAACGGTCAGGGCGTATTTAGGTACCTGAGTCACGTCGCCGCCGAAGAAACGAGAGTTTGCCACGCGAGTGTCATGGGTCAGGGTTTTAATACGGGTGCGGGAGGCCAGGGAAGATGCTGGTTCGTTGAACGCGATGTGACCGTCGTTGCCCACGCCGCCCATGAACAGGTGAATTTTGCCGTAGGAGCGAATTTTCTCTTCGTAACGGCGGCATTCTGCATCAACATCTTCCGCATTACCGTTCAGTAGGTTGATGTTTTCCGCTGGGATATCAACGTGATCAAAGAAGTTGCGGTGCATGAAAGTATAATAACTTTCTGGATGCTCCTTCGGCAGACCGACGTATTCATCCATGTTGAACGTGACGACGTTCTTAAAGCTAACCTGGCCTGCTTTATGCATCTCAACCAGTGCTTTGTAAGCTTCCAGCGGCGTGCCGCCGGTTGGCAGACCCAGAACAAAAGGGCGGTCCGCGGTTGGTTTGAATGCATTAATGCGGTTTACAATATGGCGAGCTGCCCATTTGCCGACTTGTGCCGGGGTAGCCAGGGGAATCAGTCTCATCATTCACCTCGTAGTTTAAGAGTAAAAATAGGGTTAGCTGAATCGATCTCGATAAGCATAAGGGTAAACCACTTTTATACTGAACCGACAGGGATCAATCCGCCTTGATTTTTTGAATCATAAAATAAGTTTTCGGAGATAGCCAGTGAAGGGGGAGGGTTGAAGCGATATTTGGTGATAAATATCACAAAAAAGGTGTGTTTAATTTGCGGTACGAATTAATTTTTTTCACACTTCACCGTGTGATGTGAATCGTCGCCGTGTATTCAATGTAAGTAAGACAATAAAAACACTGCTTGAGCGAGCCTTAACGGGGTCTCATAGGGGGAATAAAGTGAGTATTCTAGGTTATCTACAGCGCGTGGGCCGGGCACTTATGGTGCCGGTGGCTACACTGCCAGCAGCAGCAATATTAATGGGGGTTGGTTACTGGATTGACCCAGTCAGTTGGGGTGGAGACAACGCGTTAGCCGCGCTCTTCATTAAATCCGGTTCCGCCATTATCGATAACATGTCCGTGTTGTTCGCCATCGGCGTCGCTTACGGCATGTCCAAAGACAAAGACGGTGCAGCAGCACTGACCGGCTTTGT
It includes:
- the asnB gene encoding asparagine synthase B, whose translation is MCSIFGVLDIKTDAVELRKKALELSRLMRHRGPDWSGVYASDKAILVHERLSIVDVNAGAQPLYNTEKTHALAVNGEIYNHQALRAEYGDRYTFQTGSDCEVILALYQEKGPDFLDDLQGMFAFALYDSEKDAYLIGRDHIGIIPLYMGHDEHGNLYVASEMKALVPVCRTIKEFPAGSYLWSKDGEIRSYYQRDWFSYEEVKDNVTDKNALRQALEDSVKSHLMSDVPYGVLLSGGLDSSVISAITKKFAARRVEDEERSEAWWPQLHSFAVGLEGSPDLKAAQEVANHLGTVHHEIHFTVQEGLDAIRDVIYHIETYDVTTIRASTPMYLMSRKIKAMGIKMVLSGEGSDEVFGGYLYFHKAPNAKELHEETVRKLQALHMFDCARANKAMSAWGVEARVPFLDKKFLDVAMRINPQDKMCGNGKMEKHVLRECFESYLPASVAWRQKEQFSDGVGYSWIDTLKEVAAEQISDQQLATAAYRFPYNTPGSKEAYLYREIFEELFPLQSAAECVPGGPSVACSSAKAIEWDESFKTMNDPSGRAVGVHQAAY
- a CDS encoding HAD-IIA family hydrolase: MTTIQNVICDIDGVLMHDNVAVPGANEFLARILEKEMPLVLLTNYPSQTSQDLANRFASAGIDVPESVFYTSAMATADFLRRQEGKKAYVVGEGALIHELYKAGFTITDINPDFVIVGETRSFNWEMMHKAAYFVANGARFIATNPDSHGHGFSPACGALCAGIEKISGREPFYVGKPSPWIIRAALNKMQAHSEQTVIVGDNLRTDILAGFQAGLETILVLSGVSSLNNVDDMPFRPSWIYPSVAEIDIF
- the nagC gene encoding DNA-binding transcriptional regulator NagC, whose protein sequence is MTTGGQAQIGNVDLVKQLNSAAVYRLIDQHGPISRIQIAEQSQLAPASVTKITRQLIERGLIKEVDQQASTGGRRAISITTETRNFHAIGVRLGRHDATITLFDLSAKSIAEEHYPLPERTQETLEHALLNAISHFIETWQRKTRELIAISVILPGLVDPESGVIRYMPHIAVNNWALVDSLEKRFKVTCFVGHDIRSLALAEHYFGATHDCEDSILVRVHRGTGAGILSNGRIFIGRNGNVGEIGHIQVDPLGERCHCGNFGCLETIAANAAIEKRVRHLLEQGYNSRLTLEDCSIQAICKAANKGDALACEVLEHVGRHLGKAISIAINLFNPQKVVLAGEIIEAEKVLLPAIEGCINTQVLNAFRKNLPIVCSKLDDRSAIGAFALVKRSMLNGVLLQHLLES
- the nagA gene encoding N-acetylglucosamine-6-phosphate deacetylase encodes the protein MYALIHGRIYTGHEILDDHAVVIADGLIERVCPVDALPAGIETRDVGGAVIAPGFIDVQLNGCGGVQFNDTAEAVSVETLEIMQKANERSGCTSYLPTLITTSDKLMMQGVKVMRDYLAKYSHQALGLHLEGPWLNIVKKGTHNPGFVRKPDAKLVDFLCQNADVITKITLAPEMVEPEVIQKLVAAGIIVSAGHSNATIKEAKIGFRAGITFATHLFNAMPYITGREPGLAGAIFDEADVYCGIIADGLHVDYANIRTAKRVKGDKLCLVTDATAPAGANIDQFIFAGKTIYYRDGLCVDENGTLSGSALTMIQGVRNLVEHAAIALDEVLRMATLYPARAMGVDKHLGAIEAGKVANLTVFTRDYKIIKTIVNGNEVVTE
- the nagB gene encoding glucosamine-6-phosphate deaminase, producing MRLIPLATPAQVGKWAARHIVNRINAFKPTADRPFVLGLPTGGTPLEAYKALVEMHKAGQVSFKNVVTFNMDEYVGLPKEHPESYYTFMHRNFFDHVDIPAENINLLNGNAEDVDAECRRYEEKIRSYGKIHLFMGGVGNDGHIAFNEPASSLASRTRIKTLTHDTRVANSRFFGGDVTQVPKYALTVGVGTLLDAEEVMILVLGGVKALALQAAVEGNVNHMWTITCLQLHPKAVIVCDEPSTMELKVKTLKYFNELEAENIKGL